The following DNA comes from Dehalococcoidia bacterium.
ACCCGTAGGGGCTACAAGTTCCAGGGACGGGTTCTCCGCCCTGCTTTGGTCATCGTCTCCACTGCACAAGAGACGCCCGTGACCTCAAGCGGAGGGGAGCATACCCACCCCCCACAGTAACCACAAAGGAGGAAGCATATGGGCAAAGTGCTTGGCATTGACCTGGGTACAACCTTCTCGGTGATGGCCGTCGTTATCGGCGGCGAACCGGTGGTATTGGAGAATGCGGAAGGCCAGCGTCTGACACCCTCGGTGGTGGCCGTCAACCCCAAGACGGGGGAGCGGTTGGTGGGCTGGCCCGCCCGCCGTCAGGCCATCGTCAACCCCGAGAACACCATCTTCTCCGTCAAGCGCCTCATGGGCCGCAAATATGATGACCCCTCGGTGCAGGAGGATATTAAGCGTCTGCCCTACAAAATCGTTCGGGCGGCCAACGGCGATGCCTGGGTAGAGATGGGGGGCAAAGCCTACGCCCCGCCGGAGATCTCGGCGATGGTGCTCATGAAACTCAAAGCCGATGCCGAGGCGAAACTGGGCGAGAAAGTTACCGAGGCGGTTATCACGGTCCCCGCCTATTTCAATGACGCCCAGCGCCAGGCTACCAAAGACGCGGGACGCATCGCTGGCCTGAATGTGCTCCGCATCATCAACGAGCCTACCGCCTCCGCCCTGGCCTACGGCCTGGACAAGCGGAAGGAGGCCACCATCGCCGTGTTCGACCTGGGTGGAGGCACCTTTGACATCACCATCTTGCGTCTGGGTGACGGCGTGTTTGAGGTCCTGTCCACCGCCGGCGATACCCACCTGGGCGGTGACGACTTTGACCAGGCCATTATGGACTGGCTCATTGAAGAGTTTCGCCGGGAGACGGGGATAGACCTGCGCAAGGACCGCATGGCCTTGCAGCGTCTGAAGGAGGCGGCTGAGAAGGCCAAGATTGAACTGTCCAATCTCACGCAAACGGAGATCAACCTGCCCTTCATCTCGGCCGACGCCAGCGGTCCCAAGCACCTGGTGCGCACCCTCACCCGCGCCCAGTTGGAACGGATGACCGCCCACCTGTTAGAGCGCCTGAAGGCACCTTGCCAGCAGGCCTTGGCGGATGCCAAACTGCGCCCAGAGCAGAT
Coding sequences within:
- the dnaK gene encoding molecular chaperone DnaK, whose protein sequence is MGKVLGIDLGTTFSVMAVVIGGEPVVLENAEGQRLTPSVVAVNPKTGERLVGWPARRQAIVNPENTIFSVKRLMGRKYDDPSVQEDIKRLPYKIVRAANGDAWVEMGGKAYAPPEISAMVLMKLKADAEAKLGEKVTEAVITVPAYFNDAQRQATKDAGRIAGLNVLRIINEPTASALAYGLDKRKEATIAVFDLGGGTFDITILRLGDGVFEVLSTAGDTHLGGDDFDQAIMDWLIEEFRRETGIDLRKDRMALQRLKEAAEKAKIELSNLTQTEINLPFISADASGPKHLVRTLTRAQLERMTAHLLERLKAPCQQALADAKLRPEQIDEVILVGGMTRMPAVQAQARNIFGKEPNRSVNPDEAVAIGAALQGAVLKGEVRDILLLDVTPLSLGVETLGGVFHVLIPRNTTIPTSKSEVFTTADDNQPSVEIHVLQGERPMARDNKSIGRFILDGILPAPRGVPKIEVTFDIDANGILTVSAKDMATGRQQKMVIQPSSGLTKDEIERMIQEAQRYAEEDRRRREEVDLRNQADQTAYQAEKLLREHAERIPSDLAKQVQDKINAVREALKGQDIASIRSRLADLSAAMQQIGLRIYQQAGTPPPGAGPSGPGGPQPPPSGTVEGQWRPV